From one Micromonospora siamensis genomic stretch:
- a CDS encoding SDR family oxidoreductase has protein sequence MTIQGKVVAITGASSGIGEATARHLAALGASVVLGARRTDRLDRLVAELEAAGGRAAATRVDVTTPADLQSLVDLAVERFGRLDVLVGNAGISRISPVADLDVEGWSAMVDVNVKGILHGIAAALPVFTRQGSGHLVTVVSTSGLKIVPTQAVYAGTKNAVRTLLEGLRQESTTGVLRTTSISPGYVRTELIDNAVDDPAVRERTRQNMADLGIDPRAVAHAIAFVIDQPHDVEIGDLTIRPTRQG, from the coding sequence ATGACCATCCAGGGTAAGGTCGTCGCGATCACCGGCGCCAGCAGCGGGATCGGCGAAGCCACGGCTCGCCACCTCGCCGCACTCGGCGCGTCCGTCGTCCTCGGCGCTCGCCGCACGGACCGGCTCGACCGCCTGGTCGCCGAGCTCGAAGCCGCCGGCGGCAGGGCGGCCGCCACCCGGGTGGACGTCACGACACCCGCCGACCTCCAGTCGCTGGTCGACCTCGCCGTCGAGCGCTTCGGCCGGCTGGACGTCCTGGTCGGCAACGCCGGGATCAGCAGGATCAGCCCCGTCGCGGACCTGGACGTCGAGGGCTGGTCGGCGATGGTCGACGTGAACGTCAAGGGCATCCTGCACGGGATCGCCGCCGCCCTGCCCGTGTTCACCCGCCAGGGCAGTGGCCATCTCGTCACGGTCGTCTCGACGTCCGGCCTGAAGATCGTCCCCACCCAGGCGGTGTACGCCGGGACGAAGAACGCCGTCCGCACCCTGCTGGAAGGCCTACGGCAGGAGAGTACGACCGGGGTCCTGCGGACGACGTCGATCTCCCCCGGCTACGTCCGCACCGAACTGATCGACAACGCCGTGGACGACCCCGCCGTGCGGGAGCGGACCAGGCAGAACATGGCCGACCTCGGGATCGACCCCAGGGCAGTGGCCCACGCGATCGCCTTCGTGATCGACCAGCCCCACGACGTCGAGATCGGCGACCTGACCATCCGACCGACCCGGCAGGGCTGA
- a CDS encoding MOSC domain-containing protein: protein MSTILSVNLAVPEPNPAKGVGVTGINKRPVDHPVQVRAPGPKTIGLHSGLVGDQIFDVEHHGGDDQAVYAYAREDYDWWQARLGRPLPDGLFGENLTTEGVDVNGAVIGERWRVGPRLVLQPTFGRIPCATFQHKMGEPRWVKTFASAGRPGAYLRVLEPGEVRAGDPVTVEDRPAHGVTVARAFRAYLTEPELLPELLAVDGLPDGLRDALAERLPGRR from the coding sequence GTGTCGACGATCCTCTCGGTCAACCTGGCGGTGCCGGAGCCCAACCCGGCCAAGGGCGTCGGGGTGACCGGCATCAACAAGCGGCCGGTCGACCACCCCGTCCAGGTGCGGGCGCCCGGGCCGAAGACCATCGGGCTGCACAGCGGCCTGGTCGGTGACCAGATCTTCGACGTCGAGCACCACGGCGGTGACGACCAGGCGGTCTACGCGTACGCGCGGGAGGACTACGACTGGTGGCAGGCGCGGCTGGGTCGCCCGCTCCCCGACGGGCTCTTCGGGGAGAACCTGACCACCGAGGGGGTGGACGTCAACGGCGCGGTGATCGGCGAGCGGTGGCGCGTCGGTCCCCGGTTGGTGCTCCAGCCCACCTTCGGCCGCATCCCGTGCGCGACGTTCCAGCACAAGATGGGTGAGCCCCGCTGGGTGAAGACCTTCGCCTCAGCGGGCCGGCCCGGCGCGTACCTGCGGGTGTTGGAGCCGGGCGAGGTGCGGGCCGGTGATCCGGTGACCGTGGAGGATCGTCCGGCGCACGGGGTGACCGTCGCGCGGGCGTTCCGGGCCTACCTGACCGAGCCGGAGCTGTTGCCGGAGCTGCTCGCGGTCGACGGGCTGCCCGACGGCCTGCGGGACGCTCTGGCCGAACGGCTTCCCGGCCGGCGCTGA
- a CDS encoding COG1361 family protein: MDTSEAITLLVAVVSALTAIVAALFAGSQAVAATEQSRYAQQQLTLAEQVRKDQAQPYVFADLRSDEQEPVKVMLVVQNTGATVAKNVRVRFDPPLSSVAMPEFTEEMEEVLDGQIATLPPGRTVKWFFDISFQLLNSPDAPRQYTVTINADGPFGPVEELSYVINLNDVRRSDSAAPAPKKIANELEKARKALDKIALQQQKKIAGHLPATAVPPQAGSSSDSLESAPGTE, from the coding sequence ATGGACACATCGGAAGCGATCACGCTGCTGGTCGCGGTGGTGAGCGCATTGACCGCCATCGTGGCGGCACTCTTCGCCGGTTCACAGGCAGTCGCCGCAACTGAGCAGTCCCGCTACGCCCAACAACAGCTCACGCTCGCCGAGCAGGTCCGCAAGGACCAGGCCCAACCGTATGTCTTCGCCGACCTCCGCTCGGACGAGCAAGAGCCAGTGAAGGTCATGCTGGTCGTTCAGAACACCGGCGCGACCGTCGCCAAGAACGTCCGGGTGCGGTTCGATCCGCCGCTCTCCTCGGTCGCCATGCCCGAGTTCACAGAGGAGATGGAGGAGGTGCTTGATGGCCAAATCGCCACCCTCCCGCCCGGCCGGACTGTCAAGTGGTTCTTTGACATCAGCTTCCAGCTTTTGAACTCACCGGATGCCCCTCGGCAGTACACCGTCACCATCAACGCTGACGGTCCGTTCGGCCCGGTCGAGGAGCTGAGCTACGTCATCAACCTCAACGATGTCCGGCGCAGCGATTCGGCTGCCCCAGCTCCGAAGAAGATCGCGAATGAACTGGAGAAGGCGCGCAAGGCGCTCGACAAGATCGCATTGCAGCAGCAGAAGAAGATAGCTGGCCACCTACCCGCTACGGCGGTCCCACCTCAGGCGGGAAGCTCGTCAGACTCGCTGGAGTCCGCTCCCGGTACGGAGTGA
- a CDS encoding helix-turn-helix domain-containing protein yields MGDRAETIGARIRYWRMRRGGMSQAVLAGLAGVSQSYVSQVESGRKAVDRRSTLVAIAAALQVTVADLLGQGSETGDPARERAADCVPAIWSALIEIEDGERRPLTRSRDELAANIARSDQLRNRSNYPAMARMLPGLLLEAAAVGGTVLAQVAYQASTCLRNLGYRHLALNAARVAVAAAEHAEDQAWLGASRFAYTQSLPIESAALAARAADRSLAELQTGAEDERVRQMLGQLHLSAALTSTVSGRSDIAQDHLVEAAREAATLGDPPDGAGFNGCGFGPTNVGLWQMSIAAESGEPGRVIELSRTVRPQVLTASIRQSSYWLDLGRALTESGRDPEALAAFVRAEQAAPVPFALNPLAQDAVVTMAQRVKRRAVPHELRLLASRLGINLAS; encoded by the coding sequence ATGGGCGACAGGGCCGAGACGATCGGCGCGCGGATCCGCTACTGGAGGATGCGCCGGGGCGGTATGAGCCAGGCCGTTCTCGCCGGACTGGCGGGAGTGAGCCAGTCGTACGTCTCACAGGTCGAATCCGGCCGCAAGGCCGTCGACCGGCGCTCGACCCTGGTGGCCATCGCGGCCGCACTGCAGGTGACCGTGGCCGACCTGCTAGGCCAGGGCAGCGAGACCGGGGATCCGGCCCGGGAGCGGGCCGCCGACTGCGTTCCGGCGATCTGGTCGGCGCTCATCGAGATCGAGGATGGCGAACGCCGGCCGCTGACCCGGAGCCGGGACGAGCTGGCCGCCAATATCGCGCGCAGCGACCAGCTCCGCAACCGTTCCAACTATCCGGCCATGGCCCGGATGCTGCCTGGCCTGCTGCTGGAGGCCGCCGCCGTCGGCGGAACCGTGCTCGCTCAAGTCGCGTACCAGGCTTCGACGTGTCTGAGGAATCTCGGCTATCGGCACCTAGCGCTCAATGCCGCACGGGTGGCGGTGGCCGCCGCCGAGCACGCCGAGGATCAGGCGTGGCTTGGCGCGTCCCGGTTCGCCTACACGCAGAGCCTCCCGATCGAGTCGGCGGCGTTGGCCGCCCGGGCTGCCGACCGGTCGCTTGCCGAGCTCCAGACCGGTGCCGAAGACGAGCGGGTCCGGCAGATGCTCGGCCAGCTGCATCTCTCCGCCGCGCTCACCTCGACGGTCAGTGGGCGGTCGGACATTGCTCAGGACCATCTCGTCGAGGCCGCTCGCGAGGCGGCCACGCTGGGGGATCCGCCCGACGGCGCCGGATTCAACGGCTGCGGATTCGGGCCGACCAACGTCGGGCTGTGGCAGATGTCCATTGCGGCCGAGTCGGGCGAGCCCGGCCGGGTCATCGAGCTGTCCAGGACGGTACGGCCGCAGGTGCTCACCGCGTCGATCCGGCAGTCGTCGTACTGGCTCGACCTCGGCCGGGCGCTTACCGAGTCCGGCCGAGACCCGGAGGCGCTGGCGGCCTTCGTCCGCGCCGAGCAGGCGGCACCCGTGCCGTTCGCGCTGAACCCGCTGGCGCAGGACGCCGTCGTGACGATGGCGCAGCGGGTGAAGCGGCGTGCCGTCCCCCACGAGCTGCGCCTGCTCGCAAGTCGTCTGGGCATCAACCTGGCGTCATAA
- a CDS encoding glycoside hydrolase family 26 protein, whose product MRRLMAMFAAAAVALVTLPTPAHASTPTVFGASVYQPSGQTFTQALANAVSRYGTLPVLRVFYPGAPGAWTDAKLNTPGRSTVVSFKYDADTVLTGAADDYLRSWFAAAPRDRDIFWSYYHEPEDDIRDGAFTAAAYRAAWQRIAGLADQAGNSRLYATTIWMDWTLDPKSGRNWRDYYPGAAFVDVMAWDVYNFDVANSETMATHNANRPGLEVARSEGKPYAVAEIGVDDHANRPAMLREIARWMRGTADARFVTYFDATGWPQYDLNGDTASIQSWKEAVTGTLFAGTPTMTTTAGPAAPTASTIQWSTRVDPAQKVGWVSCASWRTSGSDFLEGPRQYVAGNPETVTCDRTGLPANTSYRARIKWWDAQTGGSLLYTSNTVDQVTAAS is encoded by the coding sequence ATGCGCCGACTGATGGCCATGTTCGCCGCCGCCGCCGTCGCCCTGGTCACCCTGCCGACACCCGCGCACGCCAGCACCCCCACCGTGTTCGGGGCGTCGGTGTACCAGCCGTCGGGGCAGACGTTCACGCAGGCGCTGGCCAACGCCGTCTCCCGCTACGGCACGCTGCCTGTGCTGCGGGTGTTCTACCCCGGCGCGCCGGGTGCCTGGACGGACGCGAAGCTGAACACCCCGGGCCGCTCGACCGTGGTGTCCTTCAAGTACGACGCGGACACCGTTCTCACCGGTGCCGCCGACGACTACCTGCGCTCCTGGTTCGCCGCCGCGCCCCGTGACCGGGACATCTTCTGGTCCTACTACCACGAGCCGGAGGACGACATCCGCGACGGCGCGTTCACCGCCGCCGCGTACCGGGCCGCCTGGCAGCGCATCGCGGGGCTGGCCGACCAGGCGGGCAACTCGCGCCTGTACGCGACCACCATCTGGATGGACTGGACGCTCGACCCGAAGAGCGGCCGCAACTGGCGGGACTACTACCCCGGCGCCGCGTTCGTCGACGTGATGGCGTGGGACGTCTACAACTTCGACGTGGCCAACTCGGAGACCATGGCGACGCACAACGCGAACCGTCCGGGTCTCGAGGTGGCCCGCTCGGAGGGCAAGCCGTACGCGGTCGCCGAGATCGGCGTCGACGACCACGCGAACCGTCCGGCGATGCTCCGGGAGATCGCCCGGTGGATGCGCGGAACGGCCGACGCCCGCTTCGTCACGTACTTCGACGCCACCGGCTGGCCGCAGTACGACCTCAACGGCGACACCGCGAGCATCCAGTCGTGGAAGGAGGCGGTGACCGGCACGCTCTTCGCGGGCACCCCGACCATGACCACGACCGCGGGACCGGCCGCCCCGACGGCCTCGACGATCCAGTGGAGCACCCGGGTCGACCCGGCGCAGAAGGTGGGCTGGGTGTCCTGCGCCTCCTGGCGTACCAGCGGATCCGACTTCCTGGAAGGTCCCCGGCAGTACGTGGCGGGCAACCCGGAGACGGTCACCTGCGACCGCACCGGCCTGCCGGCGAACACGTCCTACCGGGCGCGGATCAAGTGGTGGGACGCCCAGACCGGGGGCTCCCTGCTCTACACCAGCAACACCGTCGACCAGGTGACCGCCGCGAGTTGA
- a CDS encoding AfsR/SARP family transcriptional regulator — MASKTLALLGPLRVRVGGERVPLGGTRSECILAALLLDPGRTVSIDRLIAAGWGDHPPTSARAQVQNRVGTLRRALRAARPGGDIIVTEGTGYLVDLDGWELDLRRFDEEIRRAEVLSAARRVAEARAALGAALKLWRGPALDGLETPPLAAAAVRLEERRLTALERRIHLDLDLGRHRDLVPELTELAGAHPFREEVHALLMLALHRSGQRVAALNAYRRLRAMLGEQIGVEPGARIRTLHEALLRGESAPAVRDADPAVDRPGDPRGAPGRSPGPAVNSRRSPGRRCCWCRAGSPRSGRPTT; from the coding sequence TTGGCATCGAAGACGTTGGCGCTGCTGGGTCCGCTGCGGGTGCGGGTCGGCGGCGAGCGGGTGCCGCTCGGCGGCACCCGCAGCGAGTGCATCCTGGCGGCCCTGCTGCTCGACCCGGGGCGGACGGTCTCGATCGACCGGCTGATCGCGGCCGGCTGGGGTGACCATCCACCGACCAGTGCCCGAGCCCAGGTGCAGAACCGGGTGGGCACCCTGCGTCGGGCGTTGCGGGCCGCGCGCCCGGGAGGCGACATCATCGTCACCGAGGGCACCGGCTACCTGGTCGACCTCGACGGCTGGGAGCTCGACCTGCGCCGGTTCGACGAGGAGATCCGCCGGGCCGAGGTGTTGTCCGCCGCCCGCCGCGTCGCCGAGGCCAGAGCGGCCCTGGGGGCCGCGCTGAAGCTCTGGCGGGGGCCGGCGCTGGACGGCCTGGAGACCCCACCGCTGGCGGCTGCCGCCGTACGCCTGGAGGAACGCCGGCTGACGGCGCTGGAACGCCGCATCCACCTCGACCTGGACCTGGGCCGGCATCGTGACCTGGTGCCGGAGCTGACCGAGCTGGCCGGCGCGCACCCGTTCCGGGAGGAGGTGCATGCGCTGCTCATGCTGGCGCTGCACCGCTCGGGTCAGCGGGTCGCGGCGCTGAACGCCTACCGCCGGCTCCGGGCGATGCTCGGCGAGCAGATCGGGGTGGAGCCGGGCGCACGGATCCGTACCCTGCACGAGGCGTTGCTGCGCGGGGAGAGCGCCCCGGCGGTCCGGGACGCCGATCCGGCGGTGGACCGGCCGGGTGACCCTCGCGGGGCACCCGGCCGGTCGCCCGGTCCCGCCGTCAACTCGCGGCGGTCACCTGGTCGACGGTGTTGCTGGTGTAGAGCAGGGAGCCCCCGGTCTGGGCGTCCCACCACTTGA
- a CDS encoding HD domain-containing protein, giving the protein MTIERTSVLPTDEQIRALHERFAPSEEAFELVHTHCRIVCEVAEQLLDRHGAPLDVELVRAGALLHDIGVYRLYDSTGRLDHANYLRHGVLGHALLRDLGLPDELGRFCSHHTGVGLTREDVRRQGLPLPVDDYTADSEEEQLVMYADKFHSKSTPPAFLTCASYAAKVSRFGADKVAGFAALVEKFGEPDLTGLARRHGHRIS; this is encoded by the coding sequence GTGACGATCGAACGCACGTCGGTGCTTCCGACCGACGAGCAGATCCGGGCGTTGCACGAGCGGTTCGCGCCGAGCGAGGAGGCGTTCGAGCTGGTCCACACCCACTGCCGGATCGTCTGCGAGGTCGCCGAGCAGCTGCTCGACCGGCACGGCGCACCGCTGGACGTCGAGCTGGTACGCGCCGGCGCCCTGCTGCACGACATCGGCGTCTACCGCCTCTACGACTCGACCGGGCGCCTGGACCACGCGAACTACCTGCGGCACGGCGTGCTGGGGCACGCGCTGCTGCGGGACCTCGGGCTGCCCGACGAGCTGGGCCGGTTCTGTTCCCACCACACCGGGGTCGGACTGACCCGCGAGGACGTGCGACGCCAGGGCCTGCCGCTGCCCGTGGACGACTACACCGCCGACAGCGAGGAGGAGCAGCTGGTGATGTACGCCGACAAGTTCCACAGCAAGTCGACGCCGCCCGCCTTCCTCACCTGCGCGTCGTACGCGGCGAAGGTGAGCCGGTTCGGCGCGGACAAGGTCGCCGGCTTCGCGGCGCTGGTGGAGAAGTTCGGCGAGCCGGACCTGACCGGCCTGGCGCGCCGCCACGGGCACCGGATCAGCTGA
- a CDS encoding long-chain-fatty-acid--CoA ligase, with the protein MSEEAAMDRTDQRPWLRSYAPGVPAEIDLPDGSLVDLLTDAAHRFGPRVALDFFGATTTYAELAGQVSRAAEALRRLGVGRGDRVALVLPNCPQHVVAFYAVLRLGAVVVEHNPLYTPQELEHQLADHGARVAVVWDKIAPAVTGRAEVRTVIAVDLTRALPRRKRWALRLPLAKARAARAAMTAPAPGALSWAELLAAATPLAADHPAPGAGDTALLQYTGGTTGTPKGAVLSHRNLRANAAQGRAWVPGLRDGEETVYAVLPLFHAYGLTLCLTFSVGIGATMVLFPRFDLDQVLDAVGRRPPTFLPAVPPIYERLATAARERGVDLTSARYALSGAMSLPPATVELWESVTGGLLVEGYGMTEASPIALGNPVSPARRPGTVGIPFPSTDVRIVDPEDPSRDRPTGEPGELLVRGPQVFGGYWRRTEETAQVLLADGWLRTGDVVVMDDDGFVSVVDRIKEMIITGGFNVYPSEVEEALRRLPGVRDAAAVGMPGPDGAEEVVAAVVLDPDAAGEPEEIRAACRQHLAGYKVPRRVVPVEELPRSQIGKVLRREVRDRLLAGD; encoded by the coding sequence GTGAGCGAGGAGGCGGCGATGGACCGTACCGACCAGAGGCCCTGGCTGCGCAGCTACGCCCCCGGCGTACCAGCGGAGATCGACCTGCCGGACGGCTCGCTGGTCGACCTGCTGACCGACGCCGCACACCGCTTCGGCCCCCGGGTGGCGCTGGACTTCTTCGGCGCCACCACCACGTACGCCGAGCTGGCCGGGCAGGTGTCCCGCGCCGCGGAGGCGCTGCGCCGCCTCGGCGTCGGTCGCGGCGACCGGGTGGCGCTGGTGCTGCCGAACTGCCCCCAGCACGTGGTCGCCTTCTACGCCGTGCTGCGGCTGGGCGCGGTGGTGGTCGAGCACAACCCGCTCTACACCCCGCAGGAGCTGGAACACCAGCTCGCCGACCACGGCGCGCGGGTCGCCGTGGTGTGGGACAAGATCGCCCCGGCGGTGACCGGCCGGGCCGAGGTGCGGACGGTGATCGCGGTCGACCTGACCCGGGCGCTGCCCCGGCGCAAGCGCTGGGCGTTGCGGCTGCCGCTGGCGAAGGCCCGCGCCGCCCGGGCGGCGATGACCGCGCCGGCCCCCGGCGCGCTGTCCTGGGCGGAGCTGCTCGCGGCGGCCACCCCGCTGGCCGCCGACCACCCGGCGCCGGGCGCCGGGGACACCGCGCTGCTCCAGTACACCGGCGGCACCACCGGCACCCCGAAGGGCGCCGTGCTCAGCCACCGCAACCTGCGGGCCAACGCCGCGCAGGGCCGCGCCTGGGTGCCGGGCCTGCGCGACGGCGAGGAGACCGTGTACGCGGTGCTGCCGCTGTTCCACGCGTACGGGCTCACCCTCTGCCTCACCTTCTCGGTGGGCATCGGCGCGACCATGGTGCTCTTCCCCCGCTTCGACCTCGACCAGGTGCTCGACGCCGTCGGCCGCCGGCCGCCGACGTTCCTGCCCGCGGTGCCGCCGATCTACGAGCGGCTGGCCACGGCGGCCCGGGAGCGGGGCGTCGACCTCACCTCGGCCCGGTACGCCCTCTCCGGTGCGATGTCCCTGCCTCCGGCCACGGTCGAGTTGTGGGAGTCGGTGACCGGTGGGCTGCTGGTCGAGGGGTACGGGATGACCGAGGCGTCCCCGATCGCGCTGGGCAACCCGGTCTCCCCCGCCCGCCGCCCCGGCACGGTCGGGATCCCGTTCCCCTCCACCGACGTGCGGATCGTCGACCCGGAGGACCCGTCCCGGGACCGGCCCACCGGTGAGCCCGGCGAACTGCTGGTCCGCGGACCGCAGGTGTTCGGCGGCTACTGGCGTCGCACCGAGGAGACCGCGCAGGTGCTGTTGGCCGACGGGTGGCTGCGTACCGGCGACGTGGTGGTGATGGACGACGACGGCTTCGTCAGCGTGGTCGACCGGATCAAGGAAATGATCATCACCGGCGGGTTCAACGTCTACCCGTCGGAGGTGGAGGAGGCGCTGCGCCGGCTGCCCGGCGTACGCGACGCCGCCGCGGTGGGGATGCCCGGCCCGGACGGGGCCGAAGAAGTGGTGGCCGCCGTGGTGCTGGACCCCGACGCCGCGGGCGAGCCGGAGGAGATCCGGGCCGCCTGCCGCCAGCACCTGGCCGGCTACAAGGTGCCCCGCCGGGTGGTGCCGGTGGAGGAGCTGCCCCGCTCCCAGATCGGCAAGGTCCTGCGCCGCGAGGTCCGCGACCGCCTCCTCGCCGGCGACTGA
- a CDS encoding polyamine aminopropyltransferase, with protein sequence MGIRFEELAWRETPIGEISLRRRRDPSLDLDVYEVKLDDEFLMSSLFPVAEIELARLGLAPLTGDGLDVVVGGLGLGYTARTVLEEARVRSMVVVEAIEDVIDWHRRGLLPFAEGLAADPRTRFVRSDFFAAVESGAGFDPDDPDRLFHAILLDVDHSPRHVLHPSHAGFYTVEGLHRMARHLRPEGVFALWSNDPPDREFQRILTEVFPTSLAHVVRFPNPLQRRESANTVYVARR encoded by the coding sequence GTGGGCATCCGATTCGAAGAACTGGCCTGGCGGGAGACCCCGATCGGGGAGATCAGCCTGCGCCGGCGCCGGGACCCGTCGCTCGACCTGGACGTGTACGAGGTCAAGCTCGACGACGAGTTCCTGATGTCGAGCCTGTTCCCGGTGGCGGAGATCGAGCTGGCCCGGCTGGGGCTCGCGCCGCTGACCGGTGACGGTCTGGACGTGGTGGTCGGCGGCCTGGGCCTCGGCTACACCGCCCGTACGGTGCTGGAGGAGGCCCGGGTCCGCTCGATGGTGGTGGTCGAGGCGATCGAGGACGTCATCGACTGGCACCGGCGGGGCCTGCTGCCCTTCGCCGAGGGGCTGGCGGCGGACCCGCGTACCCGGTTCGTGCGGTCCGACTTCTTCGCGGCGGTGGAGAGCGGGGCGGGCTTCGACCCGGACGACCCGGACCGGCTCTTCCACGCGATCCTGCTCGACGTGGACCACTCCCCCCGGCACGTGCTGCATCCGTCGCACGCCGGTTTCTACACCGTGGAGGGGCTGCACCGGATGGCCCGCCACCTGCGCCCGGAGGGGGTCTTCGCGCTCTGGTCGAACGACCCGCCGGACCGGGAGTTCCAGCGGATCCTGACCGAGGTGTTCCCGACCTCGCTGGCCCACGTCGTCCGCTTCCCCAACCCGTTGCAGCGCCGCGAGTCGGCCAACACGGTGTACGTCGCCCGCCGCTGA
- the eccB gene encoding type VII secretion protein EccB codes for MPSRQDQLHSYQFTVQRAVAALVMRETDPARSPFRRLAGAGLASVLVAAIALGGSTLYGLFASGGTKWRDSDAVIVEKESGARFVYRQDKLHPVLNYASALLIIGAEQPRTVLVSRRSIEGVPRGLPLGIADAPDSLPAPGRLATSGWTVCSVPGADPDRPGARSALLIGRDVTGGRPLREDGLLVRHPDGTLHLVWHQRRHLIRDPDRVLAALAATRERAVPVAPALLNTLTAGVDLAPLAVPGLGGPSRRVPGATVGTVYLVRNTGGGRQYAVVEREGLAGITELQASLLLARTGQGAPEQLSLGRFAELPKLRDRVPRGAAAPPSSPPRLAGTEGGSVCARTGDDGGARELRLGGSLPDLTGAARTTPSAGGPPLADHVLVEPGRGAVVESVAAPGATGGAVSVVTDLGRRYVLADRAVLGMLGYRDVRPVRLPAGLVSLVPAGSPLDPEAARAVAAPG; via the coding sequence ATGCCGTCGCGGCAGGACCAGCTGCACTCGTACCAGTTCACCGTCCAGCGGGCGGTCGCCGCCCTGGTGATGCGGGAGACGGACCCGGCCAGGTCGCCGTTTCGCCGGCTCGCCGGCGCCGGGCTGGCCAGCGTCCTGGTCGCCGCGATCGCCCTGGGCGGCTCGACACTGTACGGACTCTTCGCCAGCGGTGGCACCAAGTGGCGGGACTCGGACGCGGTGATCGTGGAGAAGGAGTCCGGCGCCCGGTTCGTCTACCGGCAGGACAAGCTGCACCCGGTGCTCAACTACGCGTCGGCGCTGCTGATCATCGGCGCGGAGCAGCCGAGGACCGTGCTGGTCTCCCGCCGGTCGATCGAGGGGGTGCCGCGCGGGCTGCCGCTCGGCATCGCCGACGCCCCCGACTCACTCCCCGCCCCCGGACGGCTCGCCACCAGCGGCTGGACGGTCTGCTCGGTGCCCGGCGCCGACCCGGACCGCCCGGGTGCCCGCTCGGCGCTGCTGATCGGCCGGGACGTCACCGGAGGCCGACCGCTGCGCGAGGACGGGCTGCTGGTGCGGCACCCCGACGGCACCCTGCACCTGGTCTGGCACCAGCGGCGACACCTGATCCGCGACCCCGACCGGGTGCTCGCCGCGCTGGCCGCAACCCGGGAACGGGCCGTCCCGGTGGCGCCCGCCCTGCTCAACACCCTCACCGCGGGCGTCGACCTGGCCCCGCTGGCCGTACCAGGGCTGGGTGGGCCGTCCCGCAGGGTGCCGGGGGCCACCGTCGGCACCGTCTACCTGGTCCGCAACACCGGCGGTGGCCGCCAGTACGCGGTGGTCGAGCGGGAGGGCCTGGCCGGGATCACCGAGCTCCAGGCGAGCCTGCTGCTCGCCCGTACCGGCCAGGGTGCGCCCGAGCAGCTCAGCCTCGGTCGCTTCGCCGAACTGCCCAAACTGCGCGACCGGGTGCCCCGGGGCGCCGCCGCCCCGCCGTCCTCACCACCCCGGCTGGCCGGCACGGAGGGGGGCAGCGTCTGCGCCCGTACCGGCGACGACGGTGGCGCCCGGGAGTTGCGGCTGGGCGGCTCGCTGCCGGATCTCACCGGCGCCGCGCGGACCACGCCGTCGGCCGGTGGTCCACCGCTGGCCGACCACGTCCTGGTGGAGCCGGGCCGGGGCGCGGTGGTGGAGAGCGTCGCCGCGCCGGGCGCCACCGGGGGCGCCGTCTCCGTGGTGACCGATCTCGGGCGCCGGTACGTCCTGGCCGACCGGGCCGTGCTCGGCATGCTCGGCTACCGCGACGTGCGGCCGGTACGCCTGCCCGCCGGGCTGGTCAGCCTGGTGCCGGCCGGTAGTCCGCTCGACCCGGAGGCGGCCCGCGCGGTCGCCGCACCCGGCTGA
- a CDS encoding class I SAM-dependent methyltransferase: MANPTRWVTETGPEHSQWYIDRFRRLAAEGVDLAGEGRLIDAMVAPGSRILDAGCGTGRVGAALAQRGHTVVGVDADPALVEAARADHPGPRWLVGDLAELDLPADGEAEPFDAAVCAGNVMAFVAPGTERQVLGRIAAHLRPDGLLVVGFGTDRGYRLPDFDADTAAVGLRLEHRFATWDLRPWHDEATFAVTALRRPAD, from the coding sequence ATGGCGAACCCGACCCGCTGGGTGACCGAGACCGGTCCCGAGCACTCGCAGTGGTACATCGACCGGTTCCGCCGGCTGGCCGCCGAAGGGGTGGACCTGGCCGGTGAGGGGCGACTCATCGACGCGATGGTGGCCCCGGGTTCGCGGATCCTCGACGCCGGCTGCGGCACGGGTCGAGTGGGCGCGGCACTGGCCCAGCGGGGCCACACCGTCGTCGGCGTGGACGCCGATCCCGCTCTGGTCGAGGCCGCCCGCGCCGACCATCCCGGGCCGCGCTGGCTGGTCGGTGACCTGGCCGAGCTGGACCTGCCGGCGGACGGCGAGGCCGAGCCGTTCGACGCGGCGGTCTGCGCGGGCAACGTGATGGCCTTCGTGGCGCCGGGCACCGAGCGGCAGGTGCTCGGCCGGATCGCCGCCCACCTGCGCCCCGACGGGCTGCTGGTGGTCGGCTTCGGCACCGACCGCGGCTACCGGCTGCCCGACTTCGACGCCGACACCGCCGCGGTCGGCCTGCGCCTCGAACACCGCTTCGCCACCTGGGACCTGCGCCCCTGGCACGACGAGGCCACCTTCGCGGTCACCGCCCTGCGCCGCCCGGCCGACTGA